The Thermogemmatispora onikobensis nucleotide sequence GTGATGCTCGACGCCGTGACCATCGTGGGGACACCGCGCGAGATCGTGGCCAGGCTCGATGCATGGGCCGAGCAGGGCCTGGATCAGCCGCTGCTGAGCATGCCGGGCGGCTCGGTGGACGAGGCCGGCCAGCTTCTGAGCGCTTTGATGGAGGCCCTGCGCTCCTGACTGCAGCCTGGCCTGACCGGGCCTGCTGCCACGCTCAAGATAAGGGAAGACAGGCCCAGGCCACGGACGCGCTGCTCGCCCTCCTCTGTTGCAACGTCCCTGGCCTGGCCTGAACTGAAGTGAACTGGATGTCGCTCTGCTCTTCGCTCAGCCCAACCCACTACTGGCCGGCCACCTGCAGGAGGATTATGACCTGGCCAGGCTCAGATCGTCGCGACGCTGGCGACGCGCAAACGCTTTGGCATGCTCCAGTCGCTTTTTGATCGAAGGATGGTCGTGAAAGAGGATCTCGACCAGCGGGGCCGGCTCGGCTTCGGCAAGGTTCTGATTGGCCAGGCGCGTCATCATGCTCTGAAAAGCCTCGCTCTTGCCCGTGGTTAGCAGGGCATACTCGTCGGCCTGATATTCGAGATAGCGGCTGATGGCGTTACCCAGAGGCATGAAGATCAGGCCGATCACAGCACTGACCAGAGCGATCAGGGGCAGGGTTGCCGGATCAGCCAGGCCGTGATAGCCAAACTGCGGCGTGGCCAGCCAGTGCAGGGTGACATTGATCAGATAGAGGGCCACCAGGGTCAAGAGCGACTGGCTGGCGATGAGCTTCCAGATGTCGCCGTGAACATGATGGCCCAGCTCATGCGCCAGAACGACTTCGATCTCGTCGGGCGTATATTGGTCGAGCAGGGTATCGCCCACGACGATGCGACGTGTGTTCCCCAGACCCATCAGGGCCGCATTGGCCGCGGTGGTCTTGCTGCTCATGTGCATGGTGAAGACACCGCGTACGCGCGTATGAGCACGCTCGGCGAGCGCCAGCAGGCGCGCTTTTAGCTCTCCATCGGGC carries:
- a CDS encoding M48 family metallopeptidase — protein: MEREQSTQTTQPAQQREEPPATTAQLDPQRQREAREYARLRRRLWLVGLAIAAAGLVVLYLFRLDLWLRDLLQPLAWQPLAGWYPLQVAGYFLVLLLVYELISAPLTVYRGYVLPRRYGLSVQTLGAWLGDLLKGLLLSIVLELAALELIYLLLAWQPLTWWLWVALVMLFFSVVLANLAPILILPLFYRFTPLPDGELKARLLALAERAHTRVRGVFTMHMSSKTTAANAALMGLGNTRRIVVGDTLLDQYTPDEIEVVLAHELGHHVHGDIWKLIASQSLLTLVALYLINVTLHWLATPQFGYHGLADPATLPLIALVSAVIGLIFMPLGNAISRYLEYQADEYALLTTGKSEAFQSMMTRLANQNLAEAEPAPLVEILFHDHPSIKKRLEHAKAFARRQRRDDLSLARS